From the Shewanella amazonensis SB2B genome, one window contains:
- a CDS encoding NAD(P)/FAD-dependent oxidoreductase, protein MANKSPIHSDKYPDSFYFATAKELFQYPVLDSAIEVDVCVVGGGFSGLNTAIELRQKGFNVALLEAKRVGWGASGRNGGELIRGIGHGLEQFHNTIGQEGIDAITQMGFEAVEIVRKRIADHNIDCDLAMGYCDLAVKPRHMAELAEEFEHLKTAGYRQDIKLLQKADLCDVIGSDCYQGALVDMGSGHLHPLNLALGEARVARELGVQIFEYSAATNIIKGDKPRVITEKGEVNCRYLVLAGNAYIGHKLEPYVGGKVLPAGSYLLATEPLSPELQREIIPQNMAFADMRIALDYFHLSADGRLLFGGLCTYSGKDPSDIEAALRPNLERVFPKLKGVRIDYQWGGMIGIGANRLPQLGRLPDAPNIFFAQAYSGHGVNATHMMAKLLAEAIAGQAERFDVFAKVKHMTFPGGPALRSPLLAAGMLYHRFMDIF, encoded by the coding sequence ATGGCAAACAAATCTCCCATCCACAGCGATAAGTACCCGGATTCATTCTATTTTGCGACCGCAAAAGAGTTATTTCAGTATCCTGTACTGGACAGTGCCATCGAGGTGGACGTCTGTGTAGTGGGGGGAGGGTTCAGTGGGCTCAACACCGCTATCGAGCTGCGCCAAAAAGGCTTCAACGTTGCGCTGCTTGAGGCCAAGCGTGTGGGCTGGGGAGCCTCGGGGCGCAACGGGGGTGAGCTTATTCGTGGTATCGGCCATGGACTCGAGCAATTTCACAACACCATTGGTCAGGAAGGCATTGATGCCATTACCCAAATGGGGTTTGAGGCGGTTGAAATAGTCCGAAAGCGGATTGCCGACCACAATATCGACTGTGACCTGGCCATGGGCTATTGCGACCTGGCGGTGAAACCTCGGCATATGGCTGAGCTTGCTGAAGAGTTCGAACATCTGAAAACAGCGGGTTATCGTCAGGACATCAAACTGCTGCAAAAGGCAGACTTATGCGACGTCATAGGTTCTGACTGTTATCAGGGCGCCCTGGTTGACATGGGCAGTGGCCATTTGCATCCATTGAACTTGGCCTTGGGCGAAGCCAGAGTTGCCCGGGAGCTCGGCGTGCAGATTTTTGAATACAGCGCCGCCACCAACATTATCAAGGGAGACAAGCCCAGAGTCATCACGGAAAAAGGTGAAGTGAACTGTCGCTATCTGGTGCTGGCAGGCAACGCCTACATAGGCCACAAACTCGAGCCTTACGTGGGGGGCAAGGTATTGCCAGCAGGCAGCTATCTCTTGGCTACCGAACCCTTAAGCCCAGAACTGCAGCGCGAAATCATCCCCCAAAATATGGCCTTTGCCGACATGCGCATTGCACTGGATTATTTTCATCTCTCCGCCGATGGGCGCTTGCTTTTTGGTGGCCTGTGCACCTATTCAGGCAAAGATCCCAGCGATATAGAAGCTGCGCTCAGGCCCAATCTGGAACGGGTATTTCCCAAACTCAAGGGTGTGCGCATCGATTATCAATGGGGCGGCATGATAGGGATCGGTGCCAACCGCTTACCTCAGCTGGGGCGCCTGCCGGACGCGCCCAACATCTTCTTTGCTCAGGCTTACTCGGGCCATGGCGTCAACGCGACGCATATGATGGCAAAGCTGCTTGCTGAGGCGATAGCAGGCCAGGCAGAACGTTTTGATGTATTTGCCAAGGTGAAACACATGACCTTCCCCGGAGGCCCTGCACTGCGCTCACCGCTGCTGGCAGCCGGCATGCTGTATCACCGCTTTATGGATATTTTTTAA
- a CDS encoding aldehyde dehydrogenase translates to MSTPQSRSEWEAMAQRLEINGRAFINGHYCDAVGKETFDCISPVDGRLLTQVASCQQADADIAVANARAVFESGVWSLQSPVKRKKVMIRFAELLEAHADELALLETLDMGKPIAHSKAVDVAGAARAIRWSGEAIDKIYDELAPTPHNEIGMITREPVGVVAAIVPWNFPMLMACWKLGPALATGNSVVLKPSEKSPLTAIRMAQLAKEAGLPDGVLNVLPGFGHTVGQALALHMDVDTLVFTGSTKIAKQLMVYAGQSNMKRVWLEAGGKSPNIVFNDAPDLKAAAEAAASAIAFNQGEVCTAGSRLLVESGVKDELIKLIVKEMEAWQPGHPLDPATTCGAVVDKQQLDTVLGYIKAGHDEGAKLMCGGSQVLAETGGVYVAPTVFDGVTNQMKIAREEIFGPVMSVITFDGMDEAVAIANDTIYGLAAGVWTSDISKAHKTAKALRSGMVWINHYDGGDMTAPFGGYKQSGNGRDKSLHAFEKYTEVKATWIAL, encoded by the coding sequence ATGAGTACACCCCAAAGCCGCAGCGAATGGGAAGCAATGGCGCAGCGCCTTGAAATCAATGGTAGAGCCTTCATTAATGGCCACTATTGCGATGCCGTTGGCAAGGAAACCTTTGACTGCATCAGTCCTGTTGATGGCCGTTTACTGACTCAGGTGGCCAGCTGTCAGCAAGCCGATGCCGATATTGCCGTTGCCAATGCCCGTGCGGTGTTTGAGTCCGGAGTGTGGTCTTTGCAATCCCCGGTCAAGCGTAAAAAGGTGATGATCCGCTTTGCCGAATTGCTGGAAGCGCATGCCGACGAGCTGGCGTTGCTTGAAACCCTTGATATGGGTAAGCCCATCGCCCATTCCAAGGCGGTGGATGTGGCTGGTGCCGCCCGCGCCATTCGCTGGTCTGGAGAGGCAATCGACAAAATTTACGATGAACTGGCACCCACCCCGCACAACGAAATCGGCATGATCACCCGCGAGCCCGTGGGTGTGGTGGCTGCTATCGTGCCCTGGAACTTCCCCATGCTGATGGCCTGTTGGAAGCTGGGGCCAGCCCTTGCCACAGGTAACAGTGTGGTGCTCAAGCCATCTGAAAAATCCCCACTTACCGCCATTCGTATGGCGCAGCTTGCCAAAGAGGCAGGGCTGCCTGATGGCGTACTGAACGTGCTGCCGGGGTTTGGCCATACCGTGGGCCAGGCATTGGCACTGCATATGGATGTGGATACGCTCGTATTCACAGGTTCCACCAAGATTGCCAAGCAGCTGATGGTGTATGCCGGTCAGTCCAATATGAAACGGGTCTGGCTCGAAGCTGGTGGCAAGAGTCCCAATATCGTATTCAACGATGCACCTGATCTGAAAGCCGCCGCCGAAGCTGCCGCCTCAGCCATCGCCTTTAATCAGGGCGAGGTGTGCACCGCGGGGTCGCGTCTTTTGGTGGAATCGGGAGTCAAGGATGAGCTGATTAAGCTTATCGTTAAGGAAATGGAAGCCTGGCAGCCCGGTCATCCGCTGGACCCTGCCACCACCTGCGGCGCTGTGGTAGACAAACAGCAGCTGGATACCGTGCTTGGCTATATCAAAGCCGGTCACGATGAAGGGGCCAAACTCATGTGTGGTGGCAGCCAGGTGCTTGCCGAAACCGGCGGTGTATATGTTGCGCCTACCGTGTTCGATGGTGTCACCAATCAGATGAAAATCGCCCGAGAGGAGATTTTTGGCCCTGTGATGTCAGTGATCACCTTTGATGGTATGGACGAAGCCGTTGCTATTGCCAACGATACGATTTATGGCCTTGCCGCCGGTGTTTGGACCTCGGATATCAGCAAGGCCCATAAAACGGCCAAGGCACTTCGCAGCGGCATGGTATGGATTAATCACTACGATGGTGGCGATATGACAGCGCCCTTCGGTGGCTATAAGCAGTCCGGTAATGGCCGTGACAAGTCACTGCACGCCTTTGAGAAATACACTGAAGTGAAGGCGACCTGGATAGCGCTCTGA